One Frankia alni ACN14a DNA window includes the following coding sequences:
- a CDS encoding F0F1 ATP synthase subunit delta yields the protein MEGASRHGLATARATLDEATAIPPGAAVTSVDASRVADDLRAVADLLHREPTVRRALTDPGAPPAARTELAARLLGRQLDAVSLRIVQTAVSSRWSRPADLQFALLELSVEALLVEAERDGALEEVEDELFRFARILGQNPQLALALTDPAAPASVKNALLGRLLSGRAHPVTLRLAQQAAADRIHGDVERRLADFSRIAAARRGRVVAVVRTAVPLTDEVIARLGAAISRYFGRQIQLQVDLDPELLGGVVVKVGDEVVDGSVLRRLAAARRALLR from the coding sequence GTGGAGGGAGCCAGCAGGCACGGGCTCGCCACCGCACGGGCGACCCTCGACGAGGCCACGGCGATCCCGCCTGGCGCCGCCGTCACCTCGGTGGATGCCAGTCGGGTTGCCGACGACCTGCGGGCCGTCGCCGACCTGCTCCACCGGGAGCCGACGGTGCGCCGCGCGCTGACCGATCCGGGAGCCCCCCCGGCGGCGCGCACGGAGCTGGCGGCCAGGCTGCTCGGCCGCCAGCTCGACGCGGTGAGCCTGCGGATCGTGCAGACCGCGGTCTCGTCGCGCTGGTCCCGGCCGGCCGACCTGCAGTTCGCGCTGCTTGAGCTGAGCGTCGAGGCCCTGCTGGTCGAGGCGGAGCGGGACGGCGCGCTGGAGGAGGTCGAGGACGAGCTGTTCCGGTTCGCCCGGATCCTCGGCCAGAACCCGCAGCTCGCCCTGGCGCTGACCGACCCGGCCGCGCCGGCGTCGGTCAAGAACGCGCTGCTGGGCCGGCTGCTGTCCGGTCGGGCCCACCCGGTCACCCTGCGGTTGGCCCAACAGGCCGCCGCCGACCGGATCCACGGTGACGTCGAGCGTCGCCTGGCCGACTTCAGCCGGATCGCCGCGGCCCGCCGGGGTCGGGTCGTCGCGGTCGTGCGCACCGCGGTGCCGTTGACCGACGAGGTCATCGCCCGCCTGGGCGCGGCGATCAGCCGGTACTTCGGCCGCCAGATCCAACTTCAGGTCGATCTCGATCCCGAGCTCCTGGGCGGGGTCGTGGTGAAGGTCGGCGACGAGGTGGTCGACGGCAGCGTGCTCCGCCGCCTGGCCGCCGCGCGCCGGGCGCTGCTCCGATAG
- a CDS encoding F0F1 ATP synthase subunit B has protein sequence MSASAAILLAASESGHSDENVLIPPLSELLIGTLAFGLLVAFFFWKIRPQIARTYAQRTERIEGGIARAEAAQREAQALLEQYRAQLTEARAEAARIRDDAHTEGRQIVEELRASAQREIAEIKERADAQLAADRAQIVAQVRREVGVIAIDLASKIVGYQVESTATQARLVDDFIAALDNSAEGAGSSTPAPVGSGG, from the coding sequence ATGAGCGCATCAGCCGCCATCCTTCTCGCCGCGAGCGAGAGCGGGCATTCCGACGAGAACGTTCTCATCCCGCCGCTGAGCGAACTGCTCATCGGCACCCTTGCCTTCGGGCTGCTGGTGGCCTTCTTCTTCTGGAAGATCCGCCCGCAGATCGCCAGGACCTACGCGCAGCGCACCGAGCGCATCGAGGGCGGCATCGCCCGCGCCGAGGCCGCGCAGCGCGAGGCGCAGGCACTGCTGGAGCAGTACCGGGCGCAGCTCACCGAGGCCCGGGCCGAGGCCGCGCGCATCCGGGACGATGCGCACACCGAGGGCCGGCAGATCGTCGAGGAGCTCCGCGCGTCCGCGCAGCGGGAGATCGCCGAGATCAAGGAGCGCGCCGACGCTCAGCTCGCGGCCGACCGGGCGCAGATCGTGGCTCAGGTCCGCCGGGAGGTCGGCGTGATCGCGATTGATCTCGCCTCGAAGATCGTCGGCTACCAGGTGGAGAGCACCGCCACCCAGGCCCGGCTCGTCGACGACTTCATCGCCGCCCTGGACAACTCGGCCGAGGGCGCGGGCAGCAGCACTCCCGCGCCGGTGGGGTCGGGAGGCTGA
- a CDS encoding ATP synthase subunit C, giving the protein MDPSIVLASKDAVTGSLGAVAYGLAAIGPGIGIGLIFGLGVQAIARQPEAEQVAFRYMLIGFALAEALALIGFVVPFVFP; this is encoded by the coding sequence ATGGACCCCTCGATCGTTCTCGCCTCCAAGGACGCCGTGACCGGGAGCCTCGGCGCCGTGGCCTACGGTCTGGCCGCCATCGGCCCGGGTATCGGCATCGGTCTCATCTTCGGTCTCGGCGTCCAGGCGATCGCCCGGCAGCCCGAGGCGGAGCAGGTCGCCTTCCGGTACATGCTGATCGGCTTCGCCCTCGCCGAGGCGCTCGCGCTTATCGGCTTCGTCGTTCCCTTCGTCTTCCCGTAA